In a genomic window of Roseiflexus castenholzii DSM 13941:
- a CDS encoding beta/alpha barrel domain-containing protein, whose product MSPIPDFLHNENPAQPRYHEALELLALFDYLKAMRWGVFSIRESLQAVGECRDGTLQGFHLTVDEAWEAVRGMDSLGVGVIELPSFPANPPGQAFNRRLLERAAAHGLTTTFAAHARCVAADIRTAAETGFRRLHLYIGVSPIKQATAHANAVQLADKAFDAIHLARDLGFDCVRISTEDAYRTPLDDYCAFYERLQERLTSHGLHVDGIGIPDTVGVGTIDDLGDRIAVLRQVGIRFVFLECHIHNDIGHSDRLYVDTLLLCMRLGIMMLPDFSILGIGERNGTIGLSSLIEAIYRRLLLLYPRSMPAIRQAVREKLGVLPDGELFVNRYRDLDAFFYRILARSGFVFDRSPFSSNTEYDGSGVHADTTLRAFRLAREQGYDGQQAIDLGNSAYAGALPPYDMPLRTPVLACFGCGKSNVRFWRERERLVLRRPEDIRARIVPYADDLAEDSHHIPTDETTADELAARLIRCASVREGGINHHQAMEIIRLFYRSAEASE is encoded by the coding sequence ATGTCACCAATACCAGATTTCTTACATAACGAAAACCCCGCGCAACCGCGTTACCACGAGGCGCTTGAACTGTTGGCGCTGTTCGATTATCTGAAAGCCATGCGCTGGGGAGTCTTCAGCATCCGCGAGTCGCTCCAGGCGGTCGGCGAATGCCGTGATGGGACGCTCCAGGGCTTTCACCTGACTGTTGATGAGGCGTGGGAAGCGGTACGCGGCATGGACTCGCTCGGTGTCGGAGTGATCGAGCTCCCGTCATTCCCTGCCAACCCGCCGGGTCAGGCGTTCAATCGTCGCCTGCTAGAACGTGCTGCGGCACACGGGCTGACGACGACCTTCGCCGCGCATGCGCGCTGTGTCGCTGCCGATATCCGCACTGCCGCCGAGACCGGCTTCCGTCGCCTGCACCTGTACATTGGCGTCAGCCCGATCAAACAGGCGACGGCGCACGCCAATGCCGTTCAACTCGCCGATAAAGCCTTCGACGCGATCCATCTGGCGCGTGACCTTGGCTTCGACTGCGTCCGCATCAGCACCGAAGACGCCTACCGCACTCCGCTCGACGATTATTGCGCGTTCTACGAGCGATTGCAGGAGCGGCTGACGAGCCACGGGCTGCACGTTGACGGCATCGGCATCCCCGATACCGTTGGCGTCGGCACGATTGACGACCTCGGCGATCGCATCGCGGTGCTGCGGCAGGTCGGCATCCGGTTTGTCTTTCTCGAATGCCATATTCACAACGACATCGGTCACTCCGACCGATTATATGTCGATACGCTGCTGCTGTGCATGCGGTTGGGGATCATGATGCTGCCCGATTTTTCAATCCTGGGGATTGGCGAGCGCAATGGCACGATTGGTCTCAGTTCGCTGATCGAAGCGATCTACCGGCGGTTGCTGCTCCTCTACCCGCGTTCAATGCCAGCGATCCGGCAGGCGGTGCGCGAGAAACTCGGTGTGCTGCCCGATGGCGAACTGTTCGTCAACCGCTACCGCGATCTCGACGCATTCTTCTACCGGATTCTGGCGCGCAGCGGCTTCGTGTTCGACCGTAGTCCGTTTTCGTCGAACACCGAGTACGACGGTTCGGGCGTGCACGCCGACACCACCCTGCGCGCGTTCCGTCTGGCGCGAGAGCAAGGATACGACGGGCAGCAGGCGATTGACCTCGGCAATAGCGCCTATGCCGGGGCGCTGCCGCCCTACGACATGCCGCTGCGCACGCCGGTGCTGGCATGCTTCGGTTGCGGCAAGAGCAATGTGCGCTTCTGGCGCGAACGGGAGCGTCTGGTCTTGCGTCGTCCCGAAGACATCCGTGCCCGCATCGTTCCGTATGCCGATGATCTCGCCGAAGACTCACACCACATTCCAACCGACGAAACGACTGCCGATGAACTCGCCGCGCGGTTGATCCGCTGCGCCAGTGTGCGCGAAGGCGGCATCAACCACCACCAGGCGATGGAGATTATCCGTCTCTTCTACCGATCTGCGGAGGCTTCCGAATGA
- a CDS encoding IS701 family transposase, which yields MRNLPRAIIPVLRKFELLFSERVWEWAKILLIGAILAPGKRTVTSALRVMGLSDDAQFQNYHRVLNRAVWSPYAASRILLRLLVDAFVPSDTAIVLGLDDHIERRRGAKIKAKGIYRDPVRSSRSFFVKTSGLRWLCLMLLAPIPWAQRVWALPFLTVLAPSERCHQELGKRHKQLTDWARQIIFQVRQWLPERVLVVVADSSYAALELLAACQGLPNPVTVVTRLRLDAALYDTAYVHPAGRPGRPRKKGARQPTLEQRLSDPTTDWQHTSVRWYGGTTRTVRLASATAVWYHSGLPPVSIRWVLITDPDGKFEAQALLSTNPAATPKEIVEWFVMRWQVEVTFEEARAHLGIETQRQWSDLAILRTTPVLLGLFSLVTLFAHHLLQAGELPVRQAAWYTKALPTFSDTLAFVRKQLWPVTISWMSPAEADMVKIPKSLLVRLTDALAYAA from the coding sequence ATGCGCAACCTGCCACGAGCGATTATACCGGTCCTCCGCAAGTTCGAGTTGCTGTTTAGCGAGCGTGTATGGGAATGGGCGAAGATACTGCTCATCGGCGCCATCCTAGCCCCCGGCAAGCGCACGGTCACTTCGGCGCTGCGGGTGATGGGGCTGAGCGACGATGCGCAATTCCAGAACTACCATCGCGTCCTCAACCGCGCCGTCTGGTCGCCCTACGCCGCCAGCCGCATCCTGCTGCGCCTGCTCGTCGACGCCTTCGTTCCGTCCGATACGGCTATCGTGCTCGGCCTCGACGACCATATCGAGCGCCGGCGCGGGGCCAAGATCAAGGCCAAGGGGATCTACCGCGACCCTGTCCGCTCGTCGCGCTCGTTCTTCGTCAAGACCAGCGGCCTGCGCTGGTTGTGTCTGATGCTGCTCGCCCCCATCCCTTGGGCCCAGCGTGTTTGGGCCTTGCCCTTTCTGACCGTCCTGGCGCCCTCCGAGCGCTGCCATCAGGAGCTCGGCAAGCGCCACAAACAGCTCACCGACTGGGCGCGTCAGATCATCTTCCAAGTCCGTCAGTGGCTGCCCGAGCGCGTGCTGGTCGTTGTGGCCGACAGCAGCTACGCCGCGCTCGAACTGCTTGCCGCCTGCCAGGGCTTGCCCAACCCCGTTACCGTGGTCACGCGCTTGCGCTTGGATGCGGCCTTGTACGACACGGCGTACGTGCACCCAGCAGGGCGACCCGGTCGGCCGCGCAAGAAAGGCGCACGGCAGCCGACCCTGGAGCAGCGGCTCAGCGACCCGACCACAGACTGGCAGCACACGAGCGTGCGTTGGTATGGCGGAACGACGCGAACGGTGCGGCTGGCATCGGCAACGGCGGTCTGGTATCACAGTGGCTTGCCGCCGGTGAGCATTCGCTGGGTGCTCATTACCGACCCCGATGGGAAGTTTGAGGCCCAGGCGCTGCTGAGCACGAACCCGGCGGCTACCCCCAAGGAGATTGTGGAGTGGTTCGTGATGCGCTGGCAGGTGGAGGTCACGTTCGAGGAAGCGCGAGCACACTTGGGCATCGAGACCCAGCGCCAGTGGTCGGACCTGGCGATCCTGCGTACGACACCGGTGCTGTTGGGGTTGTTCTCGCTCGTGACGCTGTTCGCCCATCACCTACTCCAAGCAGGCGAGTTGCCCGTGAGGCAGGCGGCCTGGTACACCAAGGCGCTGCCGACCTTCAGCGACACACTGGCCTTCGTCCGCAAGCAGCTCTGGCCGGTCACCATTTCTTGGATGTCGCCTGCGGAAGCCGACATGGTCAAAATCCCGAAGTCGTTACTTGTTCGCCTGACTGATGCGCTCGCCTATGCTGCGTGA
- a CDS encoding aspartate aminotransferase family protein — protein sequence MQSIRESIISTESAYTSGVYPKRQAAIVRGEGALLWDADGRVYIDCVGGQGAANLGHAHPAVVAAIREQAERLISCPEIFYNDQRAAYLAELAAALPFAARIFLCNSGAEAIEGAIKIARLKTGRTGIVAAVRGFHGRTMGALSATFEPKYREPFMPLVPDFTHVPYNNVTALDAAVTDRTAAVILEPVQGEGGVHPAAPGYLADVERICCERGALLIIDEVQTGFGRTGTLFAIERHGITPAILCLAKSIAGGLPMGAIAINTTLGPLPPGSHGTTFGGSPLVCAAARAALRAIRDEELPRQAAEKGAYALERLAALRLPRIRAVRGQGLLIGIELKERVQPFLVALMERGVLALPAGPNVLRLLPPLVITCEQIDTVVAAIAEVLA from the coding sequence ATGCAATCGATACGTGAGTCTATCATATCCACCGAGTCTGCGTATACATCCGGCGTTTATCCCAAGCGGCAGGCGGCGATTGTGCGTGGTGAAGGTGCGCTCCTCTGGGATGCCGATGGTCGTGTGTACATCGATTGCGTCGGCGGGCAGGGCGCCGCCAACCTGGGGCACGCTCATCCCGCCGTGGTCGCGGCTATCCGCGAACAGGCAGAGCGCCTGATCAGTTGCCCGGAGATTTTCTACAACGACCAGCGCGCCGCCTATCTCGCCGAACTCGCCGCTGCGCTCCCTTTCGCCGCCAGAATCTTCCTGTGCAATTCAGGCGCGGAGGCAATCGAAGGCGCAATTAAAATCGCGCGCTTGAAAACCGGGCGCACCGGGATTGTCGCGGCAGTGCGCGGTTTCCATGGTCGCACCATGGGCGCGCTCTCCGCCACGTTCGAGCCGAAGTACCGCGAGCCGTTCATGCCGCTCGTGCCCGACTTTACGCACGTGCCGTACAACAATGTCACGGCGCTCGATGCAGCAGTCACCGACCGCACCGCAGCCGTTATCCTGGAACCGGTGCAGGGCGAAGGCGGCGTCCATCCCGCTGCGCCAGGCTACCTTGCGGATGTCGAGCGGATCTGCTGCGAACGTGGCGCGCTCTTGATCATCGACGAAGTGCAGACCGGCTTCGGGCGGACGGGGACGCTGTTCGCCATCGAACGTCACGGGATTACACCCGCAATCCTCTGCCTGGCGAAGTCGATCGCTGGCGGATTACCGATGGGCGCCATCGCTATCAATACTACCCTCGGACCGTTGCCGCCGGGTAGCCACGGAACGACCTTCGGCGGATCGCCGCTGGTCTGCGCTGCCGCCCGCGCCGCGCTGCGCGCCATACGCGACGAGGAGTTGCCGCGCCAGGCTGCCGAAAAAGGCGCCTATGCTCTCGAACGCCTGGCGGCGCTGCGCCTTCCGCGTATTCGCGCGGTTCGCGGGCAAGGACTGCTGATCGGCATCGAATTGAAAGAGCGGGTGCAACCATTTCTGGTTGCGCTGATGGAGCGCGGTGTGCTGGCGTTGCCCGCCGGTCCGAATGTGCTACGGTTATTGCCTCCGCTCGTTATCACCTGCGAGCAGATCGACACGGTCGTTGCCGCGATTGCTGAGGTGCTGGCATGA
- a CDS encoding [LysW]-lysine hydrolase: MTLDPVALLTRMLEIPSVSTHEAELARVLAAEMARLGFESFVDEAGNAIGIVGEGPDVALLGHIDTVPGAIPVRIEDGKLYGRGAVDAKGPFAAFICAAARLAVSGTRLPFRLVLIGAVEEEAASSKGARYAAGRYHPVACIIGEPSGWDRITLGYKGRLLVDGVWEQPMSHSAGRETSAAERAVAFWNDVAAHCAAYNQGRERLFDQLLPSLRSIWSQSDGLTERAELTIGVRLPPDVPPETLSSVIAERSHGGVLRFRDLCPAYQAEKNTPLARAFLKGIRAAGGTPGFLLKTGTSDMNIVGPVWGCPILAYGPGDSSLDHTPNEHIVIEEYLRAIEVLEHALRRLEIGG, encoded by the coding sequence ATGACTCTCGATCCTGTCGCGCTGCTGACCCGCATGCTGGAGATTCCGTCTGTCTCCACCCACGAAGCCGAACTGGCGCGCGTTCTGGCGGCGGAAATGGCGCGTCTGGGGTTCGAGAGTTTTGTCGATGAAGCCGGGAATGCCATCGGCATCGTTGGCGAAGGTCCCGATGTGGCGCTTTTGGGGCACATCGACACGGTTCCCGGTGCAATACCGGTGCGTATCGAGGACGGCAAACTTTACGGTCGTGGCGCGGTCGATGCCAAAGGACCATTCGCGGCATTCATCTGTGCGGCGGCGCGTCTGGCGGTGTCAGGAACGCGGCTACCCTTCCGCCTTGTGCTGATCGGCGCTGTGGAAGAAGAAGCCGCTTCGTCGAAGGGCGCGCGCTATGCCGCTGGGCGCTACCATCCGGTCGCTTGCATTATCGGCGAACCGAGCGGTTGGGACCGCATCACGCTCGGTTACAAGGGTCGTCTGCTGGTCGATGGAGTCTGGGAACAGCCGATGAGCCACAGCGCCGGACGCGAGACCTCGGCTGCCGAACGGGCGGTTGCGTTCTGGAACGACGTGGCTGCCCATTGCGCAGCGTACAACCAGGGGCGCGAGCGCCTGTTCGATCAATTGCTCCCTTCGTTGCGCTCTATCTGGAGCCAGAGCGACGGCCTGACCGAGCGGGCGGAACTGACGATTGGTGTGCGCCTGCCGCCTGACGTTCCGCCTGAGACGCTGTCATCCGTCATTGCAGAGCGTTCCCACGGCGGCGTGTTGCGCTTCCGCGACCTCTGCCCGGCATACCAGGCGGAGAAAAACACCCCGCTGGCGCGCGCGTTTCTCAAGGGCATTCGCGCGGCGGGCGGAACGCCGGGCTTCCTGCTGAAAACCGGCACCTCCGACATGAACATTGTCGGACCGGTCTGGGGCTGCCCTATCCTCGCCTATGGACCGGGCGATTCAAGCCTGGATCACACCCCGAATGAGCATATCGTGATCGAGGAATACCTGCGCGCTATCGAGGTGCTGGAGCATGCGCTGCGGCGGTTGGAGATTG
- a CDS encoding [LysW]-aminoadipate kinase, whose translation MIVVKVGGGAGIAYDALCADLATLTRAGQRLVLVHGGSHETNTLAERLGHPPRFVTSPSGYTSRYTDRATLELFLMATAGKVNKVIVERLQHLGVNAIGLSGLDGRLLEGQRKAVIRIVEDGKQKVLRDDWTGTVEKVNTHLLTLLLNAGFLPVIAPIAASDAGEALNVDGDRAAAAIAAALGANTLILLTNVPGLLRAFPDESTLVRHIPRADIEEYLPLAQGRMKKKILGASEALAQGVGRVILGDARVAEPITRALAGEGTVIV comes from the coding sequence ATGATTGTGGTCAAAGTTGGCGGCGGCGCCGGCATTGCCTACGATGCGCTCTGCGCCGATCTTGCAACCCTTACGCGCGCCGGTCAGCGGCTCGTGCTGGTGCATGGCGGCTCGCACGAAACCAATACCCTCGCCGAACGATTAGGACATCCGCCGCGTTTCGTCACCTCGCCGTCCGGTTATACCAGTCGCTATACCGACCGCGCGACGCTGGAACTCTTTCTGATGGCAACCGCCGGTAAGGTCAATAAGGTGATTGTCGAGCGCCTGCAACACCTCGGAGTAAACGCAATCGGTCTTTCCGGTCTCGATGGGCGTTTGCTCGAAGGGCAACGCAAGGCGGTCATCCGCATTGTCGAAGATGGCAAACAAAAGGTGCTGCGCGACGACTGGACCGGGACGGTCGAGAAAGTCAATACCCACCTGCTGACCCTGCTGCTGAACGCCGGGTTCTTGCCGGTGATCGCTCCAATTGCTGCCAGTGACGCTGGCGAAGCGCTCAACGTCGATGGCGACCGAGCGGCTGCGGCAATTGCGGCGGCGCTCGGCGCCAATACGTTGATCCTGCTGACCAATGTTCCTGGTTTGCTGCGTGCCTTTCCCGACGAAAGCACCCTCGTCCGGCACATTCCGCGCGCTGACATTGAGGAATATCTGCCGCTGGCACAGGGACGGATGAAGAAAAAAATCCTGGGTGCGTCCGAGGCGCTGGCGCAAGGAGTAGGACGGGTTATCCTCGGCGATGCGCGTGTCGCCGAACCGATCACGCGCGCGCTTGCAGGCGAAGGCACCGTCATCGTATGA
- the lysX gene encoding lysine biosynthesis protein LysX, which translates to MRVGVLCSRIRVEEKLLFAELERRGVAYERIDDDDVIFDLNEGRYEYDVVLERSIHHSRALYALKVFNDAGVPTVNTAYVADICGDKFKTTQALIRAGVPTPRTRMAFTPESALRAIEDLGYPAVLKPAIGSWGRLIAKVNDREAAEALLEHKQILGSYHHSIFYIQEYIPKPYRRDIRAFVVGDECICAIYRTSDHWITNTARGGQATVCPVTPALADLCVSAAYAVGGGVVAIDVLEAPDGRLLVNEVNYTMEFRNSIAPTGVDIPARIIDYTLDVARKGSVS; encoded by the coding sequence ATGCGAGTCGGCGTCCTCTGCTCGCGCATCCGCGTCGAGGAGAAACTGCTCTTTGCCGAACTGGAGCGACGCGGCGTTGCCTATGAACGCATCGACGACGATGATGTCATTTTCGACCTGAACGAAGGTCGCTACGAGTACGACGTCGTGCTCGAACGGAGCATCCACCACTCACGCGCACTCTATGCCCTCAAGGTGTTCAACGATGCCGGCGTGCCGACGGTCAATACCGCCTATGTCGCCGACATCTGCGGCGACAAATTCAAGACTACACAGGCGCTCATTCGCGCTGGCGTACCAACGCCGCGCACCCGCATGGCGTTCACTCCCGAATCGGCATTGCGCGCCATTGAGGACCTGGGTTATCCGGCGGTGCTCAAGCCCGCTATCGGCTCATGGGGGCGCCTGATCGCCAAGGTCAATGACCGTGAAGCGGCTGAGGCGCTGCTCGAGCACAAGCAGATTCTGGGATCGTACCACCATTCGATCTTCTACATTCAGGAATATATTCCCAAACCATACCGCCGCGACATTCGCGCCTTCGTCGTTGGTGATGAGTGTATTTGCGCCATCTACCGCACCAGTGACCACTGGATCACCAACACCGCGCGCGGCGGGCAGGCAACCGTTTGTCCCGTGACACCCGCGCTGGCGGACCTGTGCGTCAGCGCAGCATACGCCGTCGGCGGCGGCGTGGTCGCCATCGATGTGCTGGAAGCGCCCGACGGCAGGCTGCTGGTGAACGAAGTCAACTATACAATGGAGTTCCGCAACAGCATCGCGCCGACCGGTGTGGACATTCCGGCGCGCATCATTGATTACACCCTGGATGTCGCGCGGAAGGGGAGCGTCTCATGA
- the lysW gene encoding lysine biosynthesis protein LysW, producing the protein MRAICPECEAEITLPEGTVEGEILTCPDCAAELEVVSIDPPELALAPEVEEDWGE; encoded by the coding sequence ATGCGCGCCATCTGTCCCGAATGCGAAGCCGAGATCACCCTGCCCGAAGGCACGGTCGAAGGCGAAATTCTGACATGCCCCGACTGCGCCGCCGAACTGGAAGTCGTCAGTATCGATCCGCCGGAACTGGCGCTGGCGCCGGAAGTTGAAGAAGACTGGGGGGAATGA
- a CDS encoding HugZ family pyridoxamine 5'-phosphate oxidase yields the protein MLREELPLVARLLRGQRVASLGTLADGAPFVSLVAYAAEDDLCNYLLHLSDLSPHTRHLRIDSRAALLIAEPETAEVEDVQTLARITLSGTVTLVAKDAPEHATGRARYLERHPAAAMFFDFADFNLYRFTASGARYVGGFARAYTLTVDHLRQAAVVNDPPPSNGEASG from the coding sequence ATGCTCCGGGAAGAACTTCCGCTCGTTGCGCGTCTCTTGCGAGGTCAGCGCGTTGCTTCGCTGGGAACGCTCGCCGATGGAGCGCCCTTTGTATCGCTCGTCGCTTATGCCGCAGAAGACGACCTGTGCAATTATCTGCTGCACCTGAGCGACCTTTCGCCGCACACCCGCCACCTGCGCATCGACTCACGCGCCGCGTTGCTGATCGCCGAGCCGGAAACCGCCGAAGTTGAGGATGTGCAGACCCTGGCGCGCATCACGTTGAGCGGCACGGTGACGTTGGTGGCGAAAGACGCGCCGGAGCATGCAACCGGACGCGCGCGATACCTGGAGCGACATCCGGCAGCAGCCATGTTCTTTGATTTTGCCGATTTCAACCTCTACCGTTTCACCGCCAGCGGCGCCCGGTATGTCGGTGGTTTCGCGCGCGCATACACGCTGACGGTCGATCATCTGCGGCAGGCGGCGGTCGTGAATGACCCGCCCCCGTCCAACGGTGAAGCGTCGGGCTGA
- the argC gene encoding N-acetyl-gamma-glutamyl-phosphate reductase gives MSVRVSIVGGSGYVGGELLRLLLFHPQVVVAQATSERLAGKPITTAHPNLRGIPAARELQFTSQDRLTPCDVLLLALPHGDAARAIDHFARLAPKIIDCSADFRLRDPSVYARWYGEHHPAPHWLERFVYGLPELHRDAIRSASYVSGVGCNATAAILALLPLARAGLIDPGRDVIVEVKVGSSEGGAQPNEASHHPERSGAVRSFAPVGHRHTAEVIQELGVEHVHLSITSVELVRGALATAHAFAGGTVCEKDLWRAFRATYGSEPFVRIVREKQGVYRMPEPKILAGSNYADVGFAVDEETGRIVSICAIDNLMKGAAGTAVQCLNLMCGFDERLGLEFPGLHPI, from the coding sequence ATGAGTGTGCGGGTCTCGATTGTTGGCGGCAGCGGATACGTCGGCGGCGAACTGCTGCGCCTGCTCCTGTTTCATCCGCAGGTCGTCGTTGCGCAGGCGACTTCCGAGCGACTGGCGGGCAAACCGATCACGACAGCGCACCCGAACCTGCGCGGCATTCCGGCAGCGCGTGAACTTCAGTTCACCTCGCAGGATCGACTGACGCCGTGCGATGTGCTGCTTCTGGCGCTTCCGCACGGCGACGCTGCGCGCGCTATCGACCATTTCGCGCGACTCGCGCCAAAGATCATCGACTGTTCCGCCGATTTTCGCCTGCGCGATCCGTCCGTTTATGCCCGCTGGTACGGTGAGCACCATCCTGCGCCACACTGGCTCGAACGCTTCGTCTACGGGCTGCCGGAACTCCACCGTGACGCTATCCGCAGCGCCAGTTACGTTAGTGGCGTCGGGTGCAACGCGACTGCCGCCATCCTGGCGCTGCTGCCACTGGCGCGCGCCGGTTTGATCGATCCGGGACGCGATGTGATCGTCGAGGTGAAGGTTGGCTCCTCGGAAGGAGGCGCACAACCGAATGAAGCGTCACACCACCCGGAGCGCAGTGGTGCAGTGCGCTCATTTGCGCCTGTTGGTCACCGCCACACCGCCGAAGTGATACAAGAACTCGGCGTCGAGCATGTCCACCTGTCGATCACCAGCGTCGAACTGGTGCGTGGCGCACTCGCCACCGCGCATGCCTTCGCCGGCGGAACGGTATGCGAGAAAGACCTGTGGCGCGCATTTCGCGCCACGTATGGCAGCGAACCATTCGTGCGCATCGTGCGCGAAAAACAGGGCGTTTACCGCATGCCGGAGCCGAAAATCCTGGCAGGCAGCAACTATGCCGATGTCGGGTTCGCCGTGGACGAGGAGACCGGACGGATCGTGTCGATCTGTGCGATTGACAACCTTATGAAAGGCGCCGCCGGAACCGCCGTGCAGTGCCTGAATCTGATGTGCGGCTTTGATGAGCGACTGGGGCTGGAGTTTCCGGGGTTGCACCCGATTTAG
- a CDS encoding transposase, whose product MDVTDEQWAVVGPLIPRIPRLPDGRGRSRVDDRGGLNGMRWILRTGAPWNDRTDQDSSAGINAVVVAGITGAPWNDRTDQDSSAGINAVVAAGITGAPWNDRTDQDSSAGINAVVAAGITGAPWNDRTDQDSSAGINAVVAAGITGAPWNDWTDQDPSS is encoded by the coding sequence ATGGACGTGACCGACGAGCAATGGGCTGTTGTCGGGCCGCTCATCCCCAGGATTCCCAGACTGCCCGATGGACGCGGGCGGTCCCGCGTGGATGATCGAGGTGGGTTGAACGGCATGCGGTGGATCCTGCGCACGGGCGCTCCCTGGAACGACCGGACTGATCAGGACTCCTCGGCAGGGATCAACGCGGTGGTTGTGGCGGGCATCACGGGCGCTCCCTGGAACGACCGGACCGATCAGGACTCCTCGGCAGGGATCAACGCGGTGGTTGCGGCGGGCATCACGGGCGCTCCCTGGAACGACCGGACCGATCAGGACTCCTCGGCAGGGATCAACGCGGTGGTTGCGGCGGGCATCACGGGTGCTCCCTGGAACGACCGGACCGATCAGGACTCCTCGGCAGGGATCAACGCGGTGGTTGCGGCGGGCATCACGGGCGCTCCCTGGAACGACTGGACCGATCAGGACCCTTCATCCTAG
- a CDS encoding MFS transporter: MTRWQRTLFILVAAQLVSAIGFGMFFPFLPLYVEQLGTNTGLSLEFWAGMVFSGQALTMAITSPIWGSLADRYGRKAMIERAMYGGAAIILLMGFARSAEELALLRTIQGAITGTIAAINALAASLVPRERTGYAMGMLQVGLWAGIAAGPLLGGIVADAFGFRAAFLVTSVLLLISGVVVTFGVQEHFTSPPKGVKRPGILNDWRRILALPAVPAAYATRFLNWLGPNMLLPMLPLYVASLMRGGAGVSTLTGVIVGLSSAAGTVSALYLGRLGDRIGHRRVLLAGTLVAALCFVPQAFVTAGWQLLILQALTGAATGGMNPALSALLARYTNEGDEGAVFGIDNSVNSAARAAAPLCGAMIAAWFGLPAIFIATALVLLGAAALVFRRLPERTVASSVVSAVQPCEHTQR; the protein is encoded by the coding sequence ATGACACGCTGGCAACGTACCCTCTTCATTCTGGTCGCTGCGCAACTGGTATCGGCTATCGGTTTCGGGATGTTCTTCCCGTTCCTGCCGCTCTACGTCGAGCAACTGGGAACAAACACCGGCTTGAGTCTTGAGTTCTGGGCCGGTATGGTCTTCTCCGGTCAGGCGCTCACCATGGCGATCACGTCGCCGATCTGGGGATCGCTGGCGGATCGCTATGGTCGCAAGGCGATGATCGAACGCGCCATGTACGGCGGCGCGGCGATCATTCTGTTGATGGGATTCGCTCGCTCGGCGGAAGAACTGGCGCTGTTGCGCACGATCCAGGGCGCGATCACCGGCACGATTGCGGCGATCAACGCGCTTGCTGCTTCGCTCGTGCCACGTGAGCGCACCGGCTACGCCATGGGGATGTTGCAGGTTGGGCTATGGGCTGGCATTGCCGCTGGACCATTGCTCGGCGGGATCGTTGCCGATGCGTTTGGCTTTCGCGCGGCGTTTCTTGTCACATCGGTCCTGCTGCTCATCTCCGGCGTCGTCGTTACGTTTGGCGTCCAGGAGCACTTCACGTCGCCGCCGAAAGGCGTGAAGCGACCCGGCATCCTCAACGATTGGCGGCGCATCCTGGCGCTGCCAGCCGTCCCTGCCGCTTATGCGACGCGCTTCCTCAACTGGCTGGGACCGAACATGCTGTTGCCGATGCTGCCGCTCTACGTCGCGTCGCTCATGCGCGGCGGTGCAGGGGTCAGCACCCTGACCGGTGTGATTGTCGGGCTTTCATCGGCTGCTGGCACGGTCAGCGCACTCTATCTGGGGCGCCTGGGCGACCGTATCGGGCATCGGCGGGTATTGCTCGCGGGCACGCTGGTTGCGGCGCTTTGCTTTGTTCCGCAGGCGTTCGTCACTGCCGGATGGCAGTTGCTCATCCTTCAAGCGTTGACCGGAGCGGCGACCGGCGGGATGAATCCGGCGCTCAGTGCGTTGCTGGCGCGCTACACCAACGAAGGAGACGAAGGAGCAGTGTTTGGCATTGACAACTCCGTGAATTCTGCTGCGCGCGCCGCCGCGCCCTTGTGCGGCGCCATGATCGCCGCATGGTTCGGATTGCCTGCCATCTTCATCGCAACAGCCCTGGTGCTGCTGGGCGCGGCGGCGCTGGTCTTCCGCCGCCTGCCGGAGCGAACGGTTGCGTCGTCGGTTGTGTCGGCAGTTCAGCCATGCGAGCACACGCAGAGGTGA